CAATAGAAGGTATTCCCTAGTAAGATTTGGCTCAAGTTTACTTGTAATGCAATACAAGGTATTCCCTAGTAAGATCTGACTATCATTCCTCTAACCCATATTAAGTAGGAGATCTATCCATTATCTTCAACAATAAGGTTTTGTATAAAACCATGTACATATTTCAAAATTGATTACCAATTCATCGTATTCATATTAAGGTTTAAGatttagagcatctccaggtgagtttccaaattttaggcaaattttagctaaaataGCTAGAAAGTCATTGTAGCAAATTACTTAAAAATAGTTTCCTTCCTCAATGTTCTCTACTTTGGTTAAtctctaatattttattatttttctctcatcctttctaaaaaattcattaaaaagtCAAAGAGTAAGAGGTGAGAGAGGGTTGTGTGCctaggaagagagaagagaaagaaatggaGAACCCTCAATTTCTTTGTCCTCCTCTCCAAACGTAGAGAGCCACCAAACTCAAATAGAGAGTTCTCCAAAATAGAGAGCCATATAGCAAGTTTGTTGGAGCTACGTTTTGCCCTCATTCTAGCCAAAATGACTAAGGATTAAAGTATAACAACTATGTTGGACATGCTCGTAGAGTTTAGGGATGTGTTTGTGCATTCAGTTACTTTAAATAGGCTTTACAGagatttgattgatgattaATAGATGACTCcttttcaagtttttattgttaattctttcttcatttaaaATTCTTGCAACACTCGAAAGCctcatatattattattatctaattaattaatcaatctGAGAATGTTTCCCtcttaaatttatatattcatttatattttggcACAAAAGAAGATTACCTAAGCAAGGCTGAAATTAAAAGGTTTAAAAGGGACTTGTAATGGGAAAGGAGAAATAGATAACTGCAGAGACCATTGATTATGAAAAATGAGAGGACATGCTATCAGTCAGAATAGTTTGTAAACTAAGGAAAGCCTTTCAATTGTCTGCTTTGTTTACAATTCCTAAATTTTCATACAGTAAGTAACAATATTATTTAAGTTCATGTGCATATacgtgtgtgtatatatatatataatattccaTAAAATGTGAAGcattttctgtaattatataTACCTTCCTGCAGAAGCATTAAACCACTGCAGATGGTAAGCAAATTTTCCCATTTCAAACATAAAGGTCACATCTATGCATTTTAAGATTAGGGTCAAACGAAGTTAATATtaaattagagagagagagagagagagagggttgcTTGACCTTTTGAACTTGGATGCTGGTCATGCATGGCTGGACCGCCCATACCgaaatgaaaaacaagaagTCTTTGAAGTTTGTCCAACAAAAGACGAAACCAAGTTTTCAAGATTCATTTCAAACCGGCAAACATACGGGtaaacaggaaaaaaaaagcagcTTCCAAGTGCAAATCCAACCAAAACGTGTTACGGGGTTTCAAACCAGTAGAGGGAAAAATACCCACCAAACTcaacaaaatcatatatttaaacaaaaaaggaagaagaaatcaagtAAACACTAACatctttgaatttgaacaagaaattaattaagacGGAAGAATAATAATGATCATGTttaaattaactaattaaCAAGCATTGGAAACtgtcaacaaaacaaactcGTTCGTTGTTGCGCATCATTTTCCTCTAAGCTGGTTCTCGTTTCtttctactctctctctctctctctctctctctctctctagctctCCTAGCTAAGCTAGTTCAAATGGGAGGGGGTGTCAATTTTGCTACAAAGATATTATCAAATATTTGAGAGTACACACTAACTAACTACGCCAAAGTCGACCGCAGCAGGcagacaagaagaagaagaagaagaagagggaggaAGAATGTGGTGAGAAActtttgtttgatgatgaTCATCAAGATCTTGGTGGTAGGAAGAATTGCGTACCAGCCATGTATGTATTAAGTGGAGCTGGGTATAGAGAAGAAGGATCTATAACTGTCGTGGAAGCCCCCGCCACGCCCTCGTCATCACCGCCGCCAATGGTGGCTGTGTTGGCGGCGGTGGTGGCGCCAGCAATGAGATTAAGCGGCTGGATATTCACTCCACCGCCACCAGATGAAGTTTCAACTGCAGCAGCGGCAGCAGCCATGTTCATGTTGTAGTTAGAGGTTTCGGGGCCTTGGTCGTAGAGAATTCCTTTAAACAAATGGCCTCCTATGTTCACAGCCGTCTGATACGCGTACTGATCATCGTCGTCCTCGATAGAGCTCACTCTTACGCAGCGAAACACCGCGGGCGAGCTCACTTCTGCCGGAAAATTCCCCAACTCCAACcctacataaatacatacacaAAGTAATATTAGCTCAAAACCCGTCATATAaactatattatattttcttcatgGTATATACAataatacaaaagaaaagagagtggaaattaagaaattgtttatctttttttttttaaagaaaagaaaaagaaaggcacACAAAAGCAAGGAAACGCACATACATGAACACAGATATCAACAAGCCAGAGGGAgaaggagggagagagggagagagagagagagagagatggacaCAAGCACACATAACAAAAGAGGGTAAGCTAAAGCTAGCTATAGCTATAGGCCaaggcaagaaagaaaaatagtgtGTCTTTCTTCCCTGTCAATGTTGAAACTCGTCAGGACGACTGGATAACAGTATtattggaaaaggaaaaggggaGATAAtgatcaaaagaaagaaagaaagaaaggaaaaagctGACGACGTCTGATATGCTCTTCTACtatggaggaggagaagaagattttTACTACGGAGGTCGATTTCCACTCCACACGCAATCGATATGCTCTTCTACTTGTGTTTATATTTTTACTCGCTACCTTCCAAAACCCTTTCTTtcgtttctttcttttctctctttttcttcagaaCTTCTGGCTAATATTCACTCCCAGACGAGGGTCAAATTTTCAAGAAACTCTGAGTAAGCTGTTTTCTCAAactataaaaaacaaaaacaaaaaactgtacatacatatatacacatatatattttatatatataaatatatataatagtaccTGACGTGTTGCCGAGAATGCGAAGGGAAGAATTGGAGTTTGGATTTTCTCTCAGCCTCTTGGAATTCTCTCCCCGAATCACttgcagctgctgctgctgctgctgtcgTTGTTGATGATGTTCttgctgctgttgttgctgCAAAGCCATGAGCTGTTGCTGCCGCTCGCGGCGCTTCGACGCCGGAACCCACGTGCTCTTCACGTGGGTCGGGCAGTCGAACCCTCGGCTCTTGCAGCAAGTCCGGCACCTCATGTGAATGCAATCTTTTTTGGCTTGGTTTCCGCAGTCTTGACAGCTGGCGCTTCCTCCTCCGCTTCCACCTGCGCCTCCGCTGGAGGACgacctcatcatcatcaacgcGGCGGCCGACCGCGACGACGACGTGTCATCCGAGCCCCTGCTGCTGGGCCCCACGCCTAGAGCGGCAGCGGATGCGTAGAGATCTTGATGGTGATGGGGGTGGTGGTGGAAGAGGCGTGGTGGCTGGGTTTGGAGCTGGAGGAGCTGCTCTTGTTGCTGCCATAGCTCGAACCCTTTGTACGGCTGAGCTGCCACGTCCTCATTCTTGTACCAGAACAACGTCTCCGGAGCAATTTGATGATCAGGTGGGGGTGGGTTATTGCTGTTATGGTGGTCTTGATCttggttgttgttgttgttgttgccgCCTCTGCCTAACGAGAAAAAACCAGCCATTGCTGCCCCAATTGTGACCGAAAATCCATATCAAAATCAAGCTCCACTCTCAATTCTGAACCCAATTTCACACCCAATTCCCTGATGGGTATTTACTGTTGTGCTTAAAGTTTTAATCTTTATGTAATCTGTGAAGTTTGTGTGAGTATATGAGAGTTTCGGGTGCGCTTAGTGTTAGTAAGGTTTGGAGAAAATGGGTGAAAATTTACACAGAGAGAGGCAGACGTTAGGCTCTGTTTGGCAGCGTTAATCGCGCTTTTAATTCCCTTCCCTTCTCTTCTTCACTGTGCTATGCTGTGCTGTGTTCGTCTGTAAATTTCAAAAGCATttaagtctctctctctctctctcgctctctgcTACGCCGCcatgcctctctctctctttctctgtgtCTGCACTGCACAAGCTGCTCACACAAATTtaagtttctctctctctctctctctctctccctctctgaTTTGTTTGCAGGTGATGAGCTTTTTAGCTCTGAGAGCAGTGCctcttgtttctctctctctctctctctctctctctctgtgtgacTGTGTAACATAACACCTTTCTCTTTTCGTTAGCTATGGATGTCATAATCTCATCTCAAATGGAAGAAAGAATGATCAATCACTGTTAAATTCGCATGCTCATCCAACGGTCAATTCCATCGATACGTGTCGTCTCGCCAGCTTTTTGCTCCTTCGTCCTTTTTGCACCGGAAAACCCGCCCCTTTTCTTTAATGACAGAcccttatttttaatttttttatttctgctCCAAATATCATTTTTTAAACACCCTCCAAAACTCACTTGTATTCACCATTAATATTCCGCACGTAAATAAttaacacttttttttatcCCACTTTTGTTCCACCTTTCCTTTTCACTTCACATGACCAAATTGttgatccttttttttttttttttgtttccggGTGAAAATTATGGTGGTCATTACACCAAGCTTTAGCTGTAAAGCAAAATTCTCCTCCACTCTTTTACGGCCACTTGTCTGCATAGGGCAATTTAGTAAATTCAAATCTTATTTATCCAGTATATGTTACATTACTAATATACAATGAGAtgccttttcttttgagaaaGAGATACGGAGAGGATGGATTGCGGATATAAAAAAGTTAATATACTGTGTTAGCCAACTAACCTAATTCACGTTTGTTATGTTTATGTGCATATTAAAGCCTGGTACAAAGTTTTAATGTTTTTACCTTATCAATAGCAGCATCCAGGTCACCAATACTTTAGattattttttactatttGTTTATTGAAGTAGAGAGATTTGGGCAGTGAAAAAGAGGCGTATTTTGTCGTATTTCCAGAATATAATTGAGGGGGAACACAGCGCCACCTCCTcgtacatttttgttttgtttccccttttaataatttaatctgtgttttatttttctcccaaaatttaattaaactaatttCCGCATATTCCAAAAGGTTAATTAAACGGGCTCCGCCGCACCTCTGGACGACGCGCCGTTTCGGGCATACTATGCGGGATTGGAATTCGTACGCTTTACCAATGGAGTAAACATTTTCTTAGTAGTAAATAATTGATGCAGCTTCATAGTTACTCAAATCAAAATAGTAAAACGTTGTGGGTTTGGGTCGTTTTACGTCCCTACCAATTACCAAAAGTTTGTCCACGTCATGAGGAACCGAACATGTTGTTGGGCCCAGAAGCTGACCTGGCATGGCCCTAGTGGGACATGAGTCGGCCAAGTGCAAAGCTTCCTCGTACAATATTCTGTCTCCCCCCCTCCtcttcccaaaaaaaagtGTGTATGTgtttatcttttatatttttcataatacatctggaaattttttaatgaaaaatgaattggagttttgaatttctaattttccttttttaagtTTGTGTCTACCAATTTCGGTCGACGGCCGAAATGGGTGTTTATCGGCCTGTGGTTAGGAACTGCACCACCCAGTCACATCAAGCCACGGCCTCAGAACGTGAATGGCATCTTCGTCAGTTTGcgaaaatattaataataaaaaaatggtctcttgatttaatttttaatttatttggtAAATTATTGGATTTAGGGTGTCAAATTGGACATAGACTTCTCATGGTTCCTGTTGAAAATGTTGACGACAAACTGCTCTCTCACCTCTCACTCACTCAATAAAATCTTAACCATCCAAAAATATATGTAACTAGAATTTTGGCATCACGAGTTGGAGATGGCTGAATGCTTTTTGTTGATAGAAAACTGGACCACCCTCAGTTCTCAAAGTCAGATATTTATGTGGGAGGCCATCACTTCTTTTATATGTACTTGATACTTCAACTCaactagggtttttttttttgtttttttttgttgttcgATTTTGCAAACTGAATTTTCTGGATGTTGGACCAATTAATTCGTCCAATCACTCATTCATATCAttttaaaatcatatatatagtACAGTGtcactactttttttttagaatCTTTCGTGTTGAGATGAGTTTATAATGTACTAAACTTACACACACAATACGAATATTATGACTCGAACCTGAATCTTGTTTGGAGAGAAACTACTCCAAAACACTACACAAGTTAGTCGTTTGCTATACTAGGGAGTCCTACAGTGTCATGTTAAATTGTTCTTTGTTTGGTACAATGCAATTATTAACGCaatcattttttatataaacaataCTTTATGGAGAAGATCCGAACACAGAAATTCAAGCGCAGATACAATTTAAACTACAAACAACACAATCCATAATTAGATGAGcaggaaaaaataattttgaagtATATAATAAAAGCACAAGTATTGTTGTCATCCAAGTTGCCAGAAGAAACAGGAGTAACaagaattttatataaaatggaaCTCATAGCATATGAGATTGAGAGATTGGAATTGAAAGAAATGTGAAGGTAAATTAACAAGGGGTCATTGTCAACTTTTGAAATTACAGCTGGCTAACTACTACGACTTACTTTACCTGTTAGAAGGACCGAATGCAGAAAAGTTTCTtagatataaaaatatatattatatagatCATTACATGGTTTTCCAATC
Above is a genomic segment from Prunus dulcis chromosome 7, ALMONDv2, whole genome shotgun sequence containing:
- the LOC117633520 gene encoding protein SHI RELATED SEQUENCE 1-like; this translates as MAGFFSLGRGGNNNNNNQDQDHHNSNNPPPPDHQIAPETLFWYKNEDVAAQPYKGFELWQQQEQLLQLQTQPPRLFHHHPHHHQDLYASAAALGVGPSSRGSDDTSSSRSAAALMMMRSSSSGGAGGSGGGSASCQDCGNQAKKDCIHMRCRTCCKSRGFDCPTHVKSTWVPASKRRERQQQLMALQQQQQQEHHQQRQQQQQQLQVIRGENSKRLRENPNSNSSLRILGNTSGLELGNFPAEVSSPAVFRCVRVSSIEDDDDQYAYQTAVNIGGHLFKGILYDQGPETSNYNMNMAAAAAAVETSSGGGGVNIQPLNLIAGATTAANTATIGGGDDEGVAGASTTVIDPSSLYPAPLNTYMAGTQFFLPPRS